In Drosophila teissieri strain GT53w chromosome 2R, Prin_Dtei_1.1, whole genome shotgun sequence, the following proteins share a genomic window:
- the LOC122613817 gene encoding uncharacterized protein LOC122613817, translating into MKLSVLFIVMQLLVLLAAQAVDLSPQQLEEEADVAGSLKELQEELAHPWGSPCIRGCLAERGSLVGDPLGECQQVEQQFDCTLYCMFDAKSRY; encoded by the coding sequence atgaaattatcCGTTTTGTTTATCGTGATGcagttgctggtgctgctggctgcACAGGCGGTTGACCTTTcgccgcagcagctggaggaggaggcagaTGTGGCGGGCAGCTTGAAGGAGCTGCAGGAAGAGCTGGCGCATCCATGGGGCAGTCCGTGCATCCGCGGATGCCTCGCGGAGAGGGGCAGCCTGGTGGGGGATCCACTGGGCGAATGTCAGCAGGTCGAGCAGCAGTTCGACTGCACACTGTACTGCATGTTTGATGCCAAGTCGCGCTATTAA
- the LOC122613816 gene encoding uncharacterized protein LOC122613816 has translation MTAMNADETKQAGMPQGAEEKQEPEKEPEKENEKEDKQASDRAASAEGQCDPETRIVAPPPRQRTLTRTAELDADCEDIELEADDAVDDAADSITLELALSPHSSTTPTPSPTTADEDFAQLDNSKPFKIKDITRNIRKAVVATTLSELRAKVSLKFERSEPAIHLDCDGTEVDDEEYFSTLEPNAELIAVFPGEQWRDPSDYNANLRRTSLDAQRLRKLVSKLQPNYMNDDDLDKLSNMDPNSLMDITGREPKDNEYSARSDAARLSTELSC, from the exons ATGACAGCGATGAATGCGGATGAGACAAAGCAGGCTGGAATGCCTCAAGGAGCTGAGGAGAAGCAGGAGCCGGAGAAGGAGCCGGAGAAGGAGAATGAGAAGGAGGACAAGCAGGCGAGCGATAGAGCAGCGTCTGCAGAGGGGCAGTGTGATCCAGAGACCAGAATAGTGGCTCCTCCGCCCAGGCAGCGGACTCTGACAAGGACGGCCGAGCTGGACGCGGACTGCGAGGACATCGAGCTGGAAGCCGACGATGCCGTGGACGATGCGGCGGATAGCATCACCTTGGAGTTGGCCCTATCGCCGCACAGCAgcaccacgcccacgccctcGCCCACCACCGCCGACGAGGACTTCGCCCAGCTGGACAACAGCAAGCCCTTCAAG ATCAAGGACATCACGAGGAACATCCGCAAGGCTGTTGTGGCCACAACGCTGTCGGAGTTGCGAGCGAAGGTGTCGCTGAAATTCGAGCGGTCTGAGCCGGCGATACACCTGGATTGCGATGGCACCGAGGTCGACGATGAGGAGTACTTCAGCACTCTGGAGCCAAATGCCGAATTGATTGCCGTCTTTCCCGGCGAGCAGTGGCGCGAC CCCAGCGACTACAATGCCAATCTGCGTCGCACATCGCTGGATGCACAGCGTCTGCGGAAGCTGGTGAGCAAACTGCAGCCGAACTATATGAACGATGATGACTTGGACAAGCTGTCGAACATGGATCCCAACTCCCTGATGGATATCACGGGTCGGGAGCCCAAGGACAACGAGTACTCAGCCAGGAGCGATGCCGCCCGGCTGTCTACGGAATTGTCTTGCTAA